A stretch of the Desulfobacter sp. genome encodes the following:
- a CDS encoding IS6 family transposase: MKNENPFKWRHYEKEIILLNVRWYLRYQLSYRNLEEMMQERGLSVDHSTIYRWVQRYAPEMEKRSRKYLRQSNDSYRIDETYIKVRGKMKYLYRAVDSRGNTIDFLLRSRRNMESAKRFFKKMLRASNSSRPRVLSVDGNPAYPPAVKALKEKKLLNKDCILRQNKGSSENRVPGLRNITGKAITQ, translated from the coding sequence ATGAAAAATGAAAACCCTTTCAAGTGGCGTCATTATGAAAAAGAAATCATCCTGTTGAATGTTCGCTGGTATCTGAGATATCAACTGAGTTACAGGAATCTGGAAGAGATGATGCAAGAACGGGGCTTGTCTGTGGATCACAGTACCATTTACCGATGGGTTCAGCGCTATGCTCCTGAAATGGAAAAGCGAAGCAGGAAGTATCTGCGGCAATCAAATGATTCTTACCGTATTGATGAAACATATATCAAGGTGCGGGGGAAAATGAAGTATCTTTACCGAGCGGTCGATTCCCGTGGAAATACCATCGATTTTCTTCTTCGCAGCAGACGTAATATGGAATCTGCCAAACGATTTTTTAAAAAGATGCTGCGAGCTTCCAATAGCTCCAGACCTCGGGTTCTGAGTGTTGACGGAAATCCTGCATATCCTCCGGCAGTAAAGGCTTTGAAAGAAAAAAAGCTTCTGAATAAGGACTGTATCCTAAGACAGAATAAAGGTTCATCAGAAAATCGCGTACCTGGACTGAGAAACATCACTGGGAAGGCAATAACACAGTAA